In Lolium perenne isolate Kyuss_39 chromosome 5, Kyuss_2.0, whole genome shotgun sequence, the sequence GCTTCTCAGCCTCAATCTACGGTCCATATACAGATATTCTAAACGCAGATGCTCAAATTGTATAGTCAACGGAGATCCAGTGCTTGTTCAACACAACATTTGCAACTGATAGCACTTCATCTTTCCAAGCACAAACAAGACCACCACGGGTGCCATCAGCAGGTGAGAAAACAAACTGATCAAAAGCAGGTCCACAGGCTTCAAACACAACATTTGCTGTCACAAAATTCATTTTTGATTCTTGTATACAAACTAGACTGACCAAATTTGACTGAGTAATTGAACTTTGCCACCCAGAAAATTTCAGGATGTGCTATGACGGCTCTGACAAAAAAAATACTGCCGCACTTCTTGCCTGATAAATTGCATCATTCTCAAGGCAGCCATGCGCAGTTTCTGTTTCTCCAGAAAAAGATAAACACCATGAATCGTTTGTTGGTCTATCTATGTGATTAGGGAGTTGCGTGCTTTGGGTGTTGTTCGCTTGTTTAGGAGTAGATAGATGCAGAGATTTCACCTCTGTTAAAAAAATCCCATGTTCTGCAGAACTGCCTGTGAAGAGGATCCGAACTCCAAAGCTTGTTTTTATCTCGCTGCAGGTAAACCAACCTTGAGAGGCAAAAGAGCCCGTCAGTGTACCAGTCACGCCTAACTCTCCTGCATCATGAACACAGAAAATAAACCTCGCCTCAAAAAGTCAAGTGTCAACAGGTCAGGCCATTCACGGCTCGAGCATGATCAACCTACAAATCATTCATCCGCCAAACCGTAACGATGTCTCCTAACCCCTAGCGACACGTTGTACTGCTGAAAATTTTAACCAGAACGTCTCCTAAATTAGCATCACCGAGCTACATAAGCACCGCTGAAATGCCAACAAGATCATCCTCTCCACAGCCAAGACAACAGCAGAAGCATCAGCAACAAAGAGCCATCATGGAGAAGAAGTTATCGCCATTGATGGATCTCAATGCGCCGCTGGCCATGGtgatcctcctcctgctgctcgcgTTCATGGCGGGCGAGGCGGACGCGCAGGTGTTCTGCCGGTCCCAGTTCAACCTGGCCAACGAGGCGTGCAGCCTGAGGTCCTTCCCCGGCGCCAACCCGGCGCTGCCCCGGCGGCTGCTCAACGCGTCCTCGTCCGCCGGCTACGAGCTGCAGTCGGCCCGCGACGAGCACGGCGGCAGCGGCCATGGCAGCGAGCACGGCAGGGAGCACAGAAGCGAGCACGGCAGCGGCGACCACGGCAGCAGCCACCACCACGGGCACCACGGGCACGTAGGAGGGGCCGACCCCTACGACACGGCGTGCTGCCGGCGCCTCATGGGCATCGACAATGCCTGCATCTGCCAGGCCATGTCCTTCCTCCCGGTCTTCATGAGCAGGGTCAAGCACGCCATCAAGCTCACCCCCGTCCCCGGATGCGACATCTCCTTCGAGTGCGCCGCCGTCAACTGAACGCCCCCGGCCGCCCGCCGGAGCAGCCGAGGCAGTTAAACTGAAAAGTAGTGGTCTTGCAGCAATTTTCCATTTCCTGGTTACTATCTTT encodes:
- the LOC127298007 gene encoding uncharacterized protein produces the protein MPTRSSSPQPRQQQKHQQQRAIMEKKLSPLMDLNAPLAMVILLLLLAFMAGEADAQVFCRSQFNLANEACSLRSFPGANPALPRRLLNASSSAGYELQSARDEHGGSGHGSEHGREHRSEHGSGDHGSSHHHGHHGHVGGADPYDTACCRRLMGIDNACICQAMSFLPVFMSRVKHAIKLTPVPGCDISFECAAVN